A section of the Kribbella sp. HUAS MG21 genome encodes:
- a CDS encoding MFS transporter encodes MRARADALALLVGGGTADFAFRIAQIALPLVILRETGSVAATGLVGGASGIPVLLSPWWARRARQWVDSGPRLAIVALVSAIALASVPAAAGLGLLSPGLLIVSGLLLGCGDALSNPGRSALLADTGDRWGEGRAVLLLTWQDGLRRTGMLLGPSIGALAVSSGFTNELLWVEAAAVVGAGLLACRVPAERATSGDVAPEMPSIRESLRGRTDVLYGWIARGTGCVTWFAFTLGLSIIGEERGQPGVYLAAGMTGYGVGSLVGTAVSLAVVRRTKPVVTAALAWAWSGLCWVGMGVWTTPPVVAVMGALSGITVVIGIAAISVLITQSSDGAHRRALLSGQSVVVNAGSAAGMLAGGPIIGAVGAESTLVGAGLVTAIVSLALLVRCNTWSGTPTNRGSDVDVVH; translated from the coding sequence GTGAGAGCGAGAGCTGATGCCCTGGCCCTGCTGGTCGGCGGCGGTACGGCGGACTTCGCGTTCCGGATCGCCCAAATCGCGCTGCCGTTGGTGATCCTGCGCGAAACCGGGTCGGTCGCCGCGACCGGGTTGGTCGGAGGCGCGAGCGGCATACCTGTGTTGCTGTCGCCGTGGTGGGCGCGCAGGGCGCGGCAATGGGTGGACTCGGGGCCCCGGCTCGCGATCGTGGCGCTGGTGTCCGCGATCGCGCTGGCGTCGGTGCCCGCCGCGGCCGGGCTCGGCCTGCTCTCGCCCGGGCTGCTGATCGTCAGCGGGCTGCTCCTCGGCTGCGGCGACGCGCTCTCGAATCCGGGGCGCTCGGCCCTGCTCGCCGATACCGGCGACCGCTGGGGCGAAGGTCGCGCGGTCCTGCTGCTGACCTGGCAGGACGGCCTCCGCCGTACCGGCATGCTCCTCGGACCGTCCATCGGGGCGCTGGCGGTGTCGTCCGGCTTCACGAACGAACTGCTGTGGGTCGAGGCAGCAGCAGTCGTCGGAGCAGGCCTCCTGGCGTGCAGGGTGCCCGCGGAGCGAGCGACGAGCGGCGATGTGGCGCCGGAGATGCCCTCGATCCGGGAGAGCCTCCGCGGCCGCACCGACGTGCTCTACGGCTGGATCGCGCGCGGAACCGGCTGCGTGACGTGGTTCGCCTTCACCCTCGGCCTGTCCATCATCGGCGAGGAACGCGGCCAGCCGGGGGTCTACCTCGCCGCCGGGATGACGGGGTACGGCGTGGGCTCGCTCGTCGGCACCGCCGTGTCGTTGGCCGTCGTACGCCGTACCAAGCCCGTCGTCACCGCGGCGCTCGCGTGGGCGTGGTCCGGGCTGTGCTGGGTCGGCATGGGGGTCTGGACGACTCCGCCGGTCGTCGCGGTGATGGGCGCGCTGTCCGGCATCACGGTGGTGATCGGCATCGCGGCGATCTCGGTCCTGATCACCCAGTCGTCCGACGGCGCCCACCGCCGGGCGCTGCTCTCGGGGCAGAGCGTGGTCGTGAACGCGGGCAGCGCGGCCGGCATGCTCGCCGGCGGCCCGATCATCGGTGCGGTCGGCGCCGAGTCCACGCTGGTCGGTGCCGGGCTGGTCACGGCAATTGTGTCGCTGGCACTCCTCGTCCGGTGCAACACCTGGAGCGGAACCCCAACTAATCGGGGTAGTGATGTGGACGTGGTGCACTGA
- a CDS encoding ester cyclase: protein MTTTVSTTERNKQVVREFIDGLFSDGDLGAVDTYLAEDFVNHDPPFGVTPDREGMRTAGRHMRAGFPDWRSELHALIAEGDIVVERFTASGTHRGEAMGVPATGRRVTLPGINIFRLRDGLIVERWGQLDELGFLRQLGVVPA, encoded by the coding sequence ATGACGACAACTGTGAGTACGACAGAGCGCAACAAGCAGGTGGTCCGCGAGTTCATCGACGGGCTCTTCAGCGACGGCGACCTCGGTGCTGTGGACACTTACCTGGCCGAGGACTTCGTCAATCACGACCCGCCGTTCGGGGTCACGCCGGACCGCGAGGGGATGCGGACGGCGGGGCGCCACATGCGCGCCGGGTTCCCGGACTGGCGGAGCGAGCTGCACGCGCTGATCGCCGAGGGCGACATCGTGGTCGAGCGGTTCACAGCCAGTGGGACGCACCGCGGTGAGGCGATGGGCGTGCCGGCGACCGGCCGACGGGTCACGTTGCCGGGGATCAACATCTTCCGGCTCCGCGACGGTCTGATCGTGGAGCGCTGGGGGCAGCTCGACGAGCTCGGATTTCTCCGGCAGCTCGGCGTGGTACCGGCGTAG
- a CDS encoding GAF domain-containing protein — translation MGAGDRLEVLIRRCYAGLDADQVRAEVLARLPGVLTVDAAFFATVDPATVLFTSAYADEPLRAATEQFLTNEFGQDDVNKFAVLAGGPEPVRSLGQATRGEWASSPRYVEVMRPLGLGDELRAALLSNGRCWGVLCLHREDADSGFSDSEIQLVRRLAPHLAEALRRALRTHPAEPDSVARVGPGVVVLDEAFRVESVTAEAEYWLEEIGAVGELPVAVRAVAARRHVDGQTARLKVKTRRGEWLELQASELGEHGRTAVVIEPVPAAELGSLLLELHGLTPAQRRVTELLLRGYSTRQIVERLCLSPHTVQEHVRASYDKVGVGSRRELVSVLLRGSASRG, via the coding sequence ATGGGGGCGGGGGATCGCCTGGAGGTGCTGATCCGGCGCTGTTACGCGGGGCTGGACGCCGATCAGGTGCGCGCCGAGGTGCTGGCGCGGCTGCCGGGGGTGCTGACGGTCGACGCGGCGTTCTTCGCGACGGTGGATCCGGCGACGGTGCTGTTCACCTCGGCGTACGCCGACGAGCCGCTGCGGGCGGCCACCGAGCAGTTCCTGACGAACGAGTTCGGGCAGGACGACGTGAACAAGTTCGCCGTACTCGCCGGTGGGCCGGAGCCGGTGCGGTCGCTCGGGCAGGCGACGCGGGGTGAGTGGGCGAGCAGCCCGCGGTACGTCGAGGTGATGCGACCGCTCGGCCTCGGCGACGAGCTCCGAGCCGCGCTGCTGTCGAACGGCCGCTGCTGGGGAGTCCTGTGCCTGCACCGCGAAGACGCCGACTCAGGCTTCAGCGACTCCGAGATCCAACTGGTACGCCGCCTCGCACCCCACCTGGCCGAGGCCCTGCGCCGAGCGTTGCGCACGCACCCGGCCGAACCTGACAGCGTGGCTCGGGTGGGGCCCGGGGTTGTGGTGCTTGATGAAGCGTTTCGCGTGGAGTCGGTGACCGCTGAGGCGGAGTACTGGTTGGAGGAGATCGGGGCGGTGGGGGAGTTGCCGGTGGCGGTGCGGGCGGTGGCTGCTCGGAGGCACGTCGACGGACAAACCGCCCGGCTGAAGGTCAAGACCCGCCGCGGTGAGTGGCTCGAGTTGCAGGCGTCCGAGCTTGGTGAGCACGGACGTACGGCGGTGGTGATCGAGCCGGTGCCGGCCGCTGAGCTGGGGTCGTTGTTGCTCGAGCTGCACGGGCTGACGCCGGCGCAGCGCCGGGTGACCGAGTTGCTGCTGCGCGGCTACTCGACCCGGCAGATCGTCGAGCGGTTGTGCCTGTCACCGCACACCGTGCAGGAGCACGTGCGGGCGTCGTACGACAAGGTCGGCGTCGGTAGCCGACGCGAGCTGGTGAGCGTCCTGCTCAGAGGGTCCGCATCACGCGGATGA
- a CDS encoding DUF5703 family protein translates to MAEYELQQFEVSRTESRGAVRKLLTEHAEYGGWELARLRRYPDGSRRVWLRRRIIRVMRTL, encoded by the coding sequence ATGGCCGAGTACGAGCTACAGCAGTTCGAGGTGTCCAGGACGGAGTCCCGCGGTGCGGTGCGCAAGCTGCTCACCGAGCACGCGGAGTACGGCGGCTGGGAGCTCGCCCGGCTGCGCCGCTACCCCGACGGCTCCCGCCGCGTCTGGCTCCGCCGCCGCATCATCCGCGTGATGCGGACCCTCTGA
- a CDS encoding aldo/keto reductase, which translates to MQQRYLGHSGLAVSRLGLGTMAWGRDTDEHEAREQLAAFVSAGGTLIDTAAAYGDGDSERLIGSLLGDVVDRDDVVIATKAGFSVRRGERITDTSRGALLRDLEGSLRRLGVDHIDLWQLHTWSDDVPLEETLSALDHAVSSGKVRYVGVSNYAGWKSARAVTWQQAWPGRAVPVANQVEYSLLARDAEVDAIRAAAGLGIGILAWSPLGRGVLTGKYRTGIPADSRAASQHLSRFVDPYLDARASGIVEAVARAADGLGWTPLEVALTWVRDRPGVSAAIVGARTALQLKSVLGVEELTLPPAIVAALEDVS; encoded by the coding sequence ATGCAACAGCGCTATCTCGGTCACAGTGGACTCGCGGTGAGCAGGCTCGGCCTGGGCACGATGGCGTGGGGCCGGGACACCGACGAGCACGAGGCGCGGGAGCAGCTGGCCGCGTTCGTGTCCGCGGGCGGCACGCTGATCGACACCGCGGCGGCGTACGGCGACGGTGACAGCGAGCGACTGATCGGGTCGCTGCTCGGCGACGTGGTGGACCGCGACGACGTGGTGATCGCCACCAAGGCCGGGTTCAGTGTGCGCCGGGGCGAGCGAATCACCGACACGTCCCGCGGCGCCTTGCTGCGCGATCTGGAGGGCTCGCTGCGCCGGCTGGGCGTGGACCACATCGACCTGTGGCAGTTGCACACTTGGTCGGACGACGTACCGCTGGAAGAGACGCTGTCGGCGCTCGACCACGCCGTCAGCTCGGGCAAGGTGCGGTACGTCGGTGTGTCGAACTACGCCGGCTGGAAGTCCGCGCGGGCCGTCACCTGGCAGCAGGCGTGGCCGGGCCGTGCGGTGCCGGTCGCGAACCAGGTCGAGTACTCGCTGCTCGCGCGGGACGCCGAGGTGGACGCGATCCGCGCCGCCGCCGGGCTCGGGATCGGGATCCTGGCGTGGTCCCCGCTCGGCCGCGGGGTGCTGACCGGGAAGTACCGCACCGGCATCCCCGCGGACTCGCGGGCGGCGTCTCAGCATCTGTCCCGGTTCGTCGACCCCTACCTCGACGCGCGGGCTTCGGGCATCGTGGAAGCAGTCGCGCGCGCCGCCGACGGGCTCGGCTGGACCCCGCTCGAGGTGGCCCTCACCTGGGTGCGGGACCGGCCGGGCGTGTCGGCGGCGATCGTCGGGGCCAGGACGGCGCTGCAGCTGAAGTCGGTGCTGGGTGTGGAGGAGCTCACATTGCCGCCCGCCATCGTCGCGGCACTGGAGGATGTTTCCTGA
- a CDS encoding LLM class F420-dependent oxidoreductase — MRLGLNIGFVYGGDDHLDHLRLVKEAEALGFAVTWAAEAYGSDAATLLSWIAAQTTTIDVGAAVFQIPARTPAMTAMTAATLDRLSNGRFRLGLGVSGPQVSEGWHGVRFSQPLLRTREYVDIVNAALRRETVAYEGKYFTLPLPDGPGKALKLTVRPIRDHVPVYLAAVGPKNLELAGEIADGWLGILNDPGFLGEQLNHIRTGRAARQKDLDGFDVVVTTPLMTGDDVRAAADPVRGYAALYIGGMGSREKNFYNALAVRMGYADEAKQIQDLYLDKKHREAMAAVPFGFLDSISLLGGKERMAEKLAAYAEAGATTVALTPFAPTVEQRIADLRTAAEALELSGAGH; from the coding sequence ATGCGACTCGGACTGAACATCGGCTTCGTCTACGGCGGCGACGACCATCTGGACCACCTGAGGCTGGTGAAGGAGGCCGAGGCACTCGGTTTCGCGGTCACCTGGGCCGCGGAGGCGTACGGCTCGGACGCGGCGACGCTGCTCAGCTGGATCGCCGCCCAGACGACCACGATCGACGTCGGCGCGGCGGTGTTCCAGATCCCCGCCCGGACGCCGGCGATGACCGCGATGACCGCCGCCACCCTGGACCGGCTGTCGAACGGCCGGTTCCGGCTCGGTCTCGGCGTGTCCGGGCCGCAGGTGTCCGAGGGCTGGCACGGCGTCCGGTTCTCTCAGCCACTCCTCAGGACGCGTGAGTACGTTGACATCGTGAACGCGGCCCTGCGGCGCGAGACGGTGGCGTACGAGGGGAAGTACTTCACGCTGCCGCTGCCCGACGGACCGGGCAAGGCGCTGAAACTGACCGTGCGGCCGATCCGCGACCACGTGCCGGTGTACCTTGCCGCGGTCGGCCCGAAGAACCTCGAGCTGGCCGGTGAGATCGCCGACGGCTGGCTCGGGATCCTCAACGACCCAGGCTTCCTTGGAGAGCAGTTGAACCACATCCGGACGGGCCGTGCCGCTCGTCAGAAGGACCTCGACGGCTTCGACGTCGTGGTCACCACCCCGCTGATGACCGGCGACGACGTCCGGGCCGCCGCCGACCCGGTCCGCGGGTACGCCGCCCTGTACATCGGCGGCATGGGCAGCCGGGAGAAGAACTTCTACAACGCGCTCGCGGTCCGGATGGGCTACGCCGACGAGGCCAAGCAGATCCAGGACCTGTACCTGGACAAGAAGCACCGCGAGGCGATGGCCGCCGTGCCGTTCGGGTTCCTGGACTCGATCTCGCTGCTCGGCGGCAAGGAGCGGATGGCCGAGAAGCTCGCCGCGTACGCCGAGGCGGGCGCGACGACTGTCGCGCTGACGCCGTTCGCGCCGACGGTCGAGCAGCGGATCGCCGACCTGCGGACCGCCGCCGAGGCGCTGGAGCTGTCCGGAGCCGGCCACTGA
- a CDS encoding undecaprenyl-diphosphate phosphatase, whose amino-acid sequence MTIWDAVILGIVEGLTEFLPVSSTGHLTIVSKMLGLKIDDPSITGFTAVIQIGAIAAVVLYFWKDIKRIAIAWARGLVKPEHRGEFDHRMGWYVIVGSTPIVIVGFLARDVISGPLRSLWWVAGALIGWSVVMVAAERLGRKSRPLTRITMVDAIVMGVVQSLALIPGVSRSGATISAGLFCGLDRVAATRIAFLLGIPALVGAGVYELKDALAGDVGAVPLIVGTIVSFAVAYASVAWLLRFVAKHSTEVFAFYRVLLGIVLVILLATSTITAT is encoded by the coding sequence ATGACGATCTGGGACGCCGTCATCCTCGGCATCGTCGAGGGCCTCACCGAATTCCTGCCGGTCTCCAGCACCGGGCACCTGACGATCGTGTCGAAGATGCTCGGGCTGAAGATCGACGACCCGTCGATCACCGGGTTCACCGCGGTGATCCAGATCGGGGCGATCGCGGCGGTGGTGCTGTACTTCTGGAAGGACATCAAGCGGATCGCGATCGCCTGGGCGCGCGGGCTGGTCAAGCCCGAGCACCGCGGCGAGTTCGACCACCGGATGGGCTGGTACGTGATCGTCGGCTCGACGCCGATCGTGATCGTCGGCTTCCTCGCCCGGGACGTGATCTCGGGGCCGCTGCGCAGCCTGTGGTGGGTGGCCGGGGCGCTGATCGGCTGGTCGGTGGTGATGGTCGCGGCCGAGCGGCTCGGCCGGAAGTCGCGGCCGCTGACCCGGATCACGATGGTCGACGCGATCGTCATGGGCGTCGTCCAGAGCCTCGCGCTGATCCCCGGTGTGTCGCGGTCCGGGGCGACGATCTCGGCCGGCCTGTTCTGCGGGCTGGACCGGGTCGCGGCGACCCGGATCGCGTTCCTGCTCGGCATCCCGGCGCTGGTCGGGGCCGGGGTCTACGAGTTGAAGGACGCGCTCGCCGGCGACGTCGGCGCCGTACCGCTGATCGTCGGCACGATCGTGAGCTTCGCGGTCGCGTACGCGTCGGTCGCGTGGCTGCTGCGGTTCGTCGCGAAGCACTCCACCGAGGTCTTCGCGTTCTACCGGGTGCTGCTCGGCATCGTGCTGGTGATCCTGCTGGCCACGAGCACGATCACCGCGACCTGA
- the corA gene encoding magnesium/cobalt transporter CorA, with amino-acid sequence MIVDCGVYAGGERQDLPKEPESVAQAIDDDGECFGWIGLHEPSDAEMQRVQRLFGLHDLAIEDALQLHQRPKVERFGDTLLVVLRTLWYVDEGDAVETGQVTAFIGPRYVVTVRHGEGSELATTRQALEERASVLGHGPAAVLWAISDAIVDDYERVAEQVEIDVDEIETSVFSPERTSDAERIYRLKREVLEMRRAIDPLREPMEQFAHGMAGISAQASPFFRDVADHLSRVSDQAEAIDTLLTSALNAHLARVSVQQNDDMRKISAWVAIAAVPTMLAGIYGMNFDHMPELRWRFGYYAILLVMAVVCFTMYRFFRKVGWL; translated from the coding sequence GTGATCGTCGACTGCGGGGTGTATGCCGGCGGGGAGCGGCAGGACCTGCCCAAGGAGCCGGAGTCCGTTGCCCAGGCCATCGACGACGACGGCGAGTGCTTCGGCTGGATCGGGCTGCACGAGCCGTCGGACGCGGAGATGCAGCGGGTGCAGCGGCTGTTCGGCCTGCACGACCTCGCGATCGAGGACGCGCTGCAGCTCCACCAGCGCCCGAAGGTCGAGCGGTTCGGCGACACGCTGCTCGTCGTACTGCGGACGCTCTGGTACGTCGACGAGGGCGACGCGGTCGAGACCGGCCAGGTCACCGCGTTCATCGGGCCGCGGTACGTCGTCACCGTGCGGCACGGCGAAGGCAGCGAGCTCGCGACCACCCGGCAGGCGCTCGAGGAGCGCGCGTCGGTGCTCGGGCACGGGCCGGCCGCCGTGCTGTGGGCGATCTCGGACGCGATCGTCGACGACTACGAGCGGGTCGCCGAGCAGGTCGAGATCGACGTCGACGAGATCGAGACCTCGGTGTTCTCTCCCGAGCGGACCAGCGACGCGGAGCGGATCTACCGGCTGAAGCGCGAGGTGCTGGAGATGCGCCGCGCGATCGACCCGTTGCGCGAACCGATGGAGCAGTTCGCGCACGGGATGGCCGGGATCAGCGCGCAGGCGAGCCCGTTCTTCCGCGACGTCGCCGACCACCTCAGCCGGGTCTCCGACCAGGCCGAGGCGATCGACACGCTGCTCACGTCCGCCCTCAACGCGCACCTCGCCCGCGTCTCGGTGCAGCAGAACGACGACATGCGGAAGATCTCCGCCTGGGTCGCGATCGCCGCGGTCCCGACGATGCTGGCCGGCATCTACGGGATGAACTTCGACCACATGCCCGAGCTCCGCTGGCGCTTCGGGTACTACGCGATCCTGCTGGTGATGGCGGTGGTCTGCTTCACCATGTACCGGTTCTTCCGCAAGGTCGGCTGGCTGTGA
- a CDS encoding histidine phosphatase family protein, whose amino-acid sequence MPTVILVRHGRSSANTSGTLAGRTPGVKLDDTGVRQAAAVAERLAGLPLAAIVTSPLERCKQTAAAIARHHDGLRPATDRRLTECGYGDWTGKTIASLAKDPLWAVVQQHPSAVTFPGGESMRAMQQRAVDAVRAHDAELAKSHGDGAIWVAVSHGDVIKAIVADALGQHLDTFQRIVVDTASTTIVTYTATRPFLVRLNDSGSELASLVPKPSAKGKPKKQSSDAVVGGR is encoded by the coding sequence ATGCCCACGGTGATTCTGGTCCGGCACGGCCGGAGCTCGGCGAACACGTCCGGGACCCTCGCGGGTCGTACGCCCGGGGTGAAGCTCGACGACACCGGTGTCCGGCAGGCGGCGGCTGTCGCGGAGCGGCTGGCCGGGCTGCCGCTGGCGGCGATCGTCACCTCGCCGCTCGAGCGCTGCAAGCAGACCGCGGCCGCGATCGCGCGGCACCACGACGGGTTGCGTCCGGCAACGGATCGGCGGCTGACCGAGTGCGGGTACGGCGACTGGACCGGGAAGACGATCGCCTCGCTGGCGAAGGACCCGCTGTGGGCCGTCGTGCAGCAGCACCCGTCGGCCGTCACGTTCCCCGGCGGCGAGTCCATGCGGGCGATGCAGCAGCGCGCGGTGGACGCCGTCCGGGCGCACGACGCCGAGCTGGCCAAGAGCCACGGCGACGGCGCGATCTGGGTGGCGGTCTCGCACGGCGACGTGATCAAGGCGATCGTCGCGGACGCGCTCGGTCAGCACCTGGACACGTTCCAGCGGATCGTCGTGGACACCGCCTCGACGACGATCGTCACCTACACCGCGACCCGCCCGTTCCTGGTCCGGCTGAACGACTCCGGCAGCGAACTGGCCTCGCTCGTCCCTAAGCCCTCAGCGAAAGGCAAGCCGAAGAAGCAGTCCTCGGACGCGGTCGTCGGCGGACGGTAA
- a CDS encoding DUF3090 domain-containing protein produces the protein MARVVHSYDDPERFVAGTVGEPGARTFFLQARAGHRLTSVACEKEQVMALAERLDVMLDEVARRFDRDPVTQTGVDDTAPLEQPIEEEFRAGTMTLAWEADAERVVIEVFAVVTGEQADFEEEPDPVTAAMESDDAEVFVVRITEEQARAFARRAVALVASGRPSCPFCGRPIDPDGHICPRANGYRRHLPE, from the coding sequence ATGGCGCGAGTTGTGCACTCCTACGACGACCCCGAGCGGTTCGTCGCCGGCACCGTGGGTGAACCAGGTGCGAGGACCTTCTTCCTGCAGGCCCGGGCCGGGCACCGGCTGACCTCGGTGGCGTGTGAGAAGGAACAGGTGATGGCGCTCGCCGAGCGGCTCGACGTGATGCTGGACGAGGTCGCCCGGCGGTTCGACCGCGACCCGGTCACCCAGACCGGCGTGGACGACACCGCGCCGCTGGAGCAGCCGATCGAGGAGGAGTTCCGGGCCGGCACCATGACGCTGGCCTGGGAGGCCGACGCCGAACGGGTGGTGATCGAGGTGTTCGCGGTCGTCACCGGCGAGCAGGCCGACTTCGAGGAGGAGCCCGACCCGGTCACCGCGGCGATGGAGTCCGACGACGCCGAGGTGTTCGTGGTCCGGATCACCGAGGAGCAGGCGCGGGCGTTCGCCCGGCGCGCGGTCGCGCTGGTCGCGTCCGGCCGCCCGAGCTGCCCGTTCTGCGGCCGGCCGATCGACCCCGACGGCCACATCTGCCCGCGGGCGAACGGCTACCGCAGGCACCTGCCGGAATGA
- a CDS encoding SCO1664 family protein, translated as MTVDPELLALGELSLHGRLVAASNGTYQGSVSLSGDTATVVYKPVEGERPLWDFPDGTLAQREFAAYVVSEALGWSVVPPTLLRDGPLGVGMVQLWIDEAELGPDETELVDIVPQGRVPAGWVGVLDALDGRHNPVTLVHADTDALRRMAVFDAVVNNADRKGGHVLNPGDGRVYGVDHGVTFNADDKLRTVLWGWAGESIPAELLDDVRRLADQLAGALGQQLCELITTVELTATRERCATLLKTGTFPFPSEDWPAIPWPAF; from the coding sequence ATGACCGTCGATCCCGAGCTTCTCGCCCTGGGGGAGCTGTCGCTGCACGGACGCCTGGTCGCCGCCTCGAACGGCACGTACCAGGGGTCGGTCAGCCTGTCCGGTGACACCGCGACCGTGGTCTACAAACCGGTCGAGGGAGAGCGGCCGTTGTGGGACTTCCCGGACGGCACGCTGGCCCAGCGCGAGTTCGCGGCGTACGTCGTGTCCGAGGCGCTCGGCTGGAGCGTCGTACCGCCGACCCTGCTGCGCGACGGTCCGCTCGGCGTGGGCATGGTGCAGTTGTGGATCGACGAGGCCGAGCTCGGCCCGGACGAGACCGAGCTGGTCGACATCGTCCCGCAGGGCCGGGTGCCCGCCGGCTGGGTCGGGGTTCTCGACGCGCTCGACGGCCGGCACAACCCGGTCACGTTGGTGCACGCGGACACCGACGCGTTGCGCCGGATGGCCGTGTTCGATGCCGTGGTCAACAATGCCGACCGCAAGGGCGGCCACGTGCTGAACCCCGGCGACGGCCGGGTGTACGGCGTCGACCACGGCGTCACCTTCAACGCCGACGACAAGCTCCGCACGGTGCTGTGGGGCTGGGCCGGCGAGTCGATCCCGGCGGAACTCCTGGACGACGTACGGCGGCTGGCGGATCAGCTCGCCGGTGCGCTCGGGCAGCAGCTGTGCGAACTGATCACCACGGTTGAGCTGACCGCGACCCGCGAGCGCTGCGCCACCCTGCTCAAGACCGGGACGTTCCCGTTCCCGAGCGAGGACTGGCCCGCCATCCCCTGGCCGGCGTTCTAG
- a CDS encoding DUF6882 domain-containing protein, with amino-acid sequence MSADFSPEFQAYGGWIAAAAIQQQDLFNEVVGQDSLQADLDARTLSSERGVLGGISLLGSFSELDRTWLWGWANPGFGAEAPAVAPTLAIREFGERHGIPEFTSDSPDLSGFEQPAQAAIMLAITAGTVLGGRGVWSTAINEGRGHVYLHVADEQLPRAGFDAVATPRLLINAISVFPSDHRQVVRGYLQHFGLPYDEAADAIRSTTPNGSTLAVEFDELGRIGNISGQPKPGDV; translated from the coding sequence ATGAGCGCTGACTTCAGTCCTGAGTTCCAGGCGTACGGCGGCTGGATCGCCGCCGCCGCGATCCAGCAGCAGGACCTGTTCAACGAGGTGGTCGGGCAGGACTCGCTGCAGGCCGACCTCGACGCGCGGACGCTCAGCAGCGAGCGCGGCGTGCTGGGCGGGATCTCGCTGCTCGGCAGCTTCTCCGAGCTCGACCGCACCTGGCTGTGGGGCTGGGCGAACCCGGGCTTCGGGGCGGAGGCGCCCGCGGTCGCGCCGACGCTCGCGATCCGGGAGTTCGGTGAGCGGCACGGGATCCCCGAGTTCACCAGCGACAGCCCGGACCTGAGCGGGTTCGAGCAGCCGGCCCAGGCCGCGATCATGCTGGCGATCACCGCCGGGACCGTGCTCGGCGGCCGGGGCGTGTGGTCGACCGCGATCAACGAGGGCCGCGGTCACGTGTACCTGCACGTCGCGGACGAGCAGCTGCCGCGGGCCGGTTTCGACGCGGTCGCGACACCGCGGCTGCTGATCAACGCGATCAGCGTCTTCCCGTCCGACCACCGCCAGGTCGTCCGCGGCTACCTCCAGCACTTCGGCCTGCCGTACGACGAGGCCGCCGACGCGATCCGCAGTACGACGCCGAACGGCAGCACGCTCGCGGTGGAGTTCGACGAACTCGGGCGGATCGGCAACATCAGCGGGCAGCCCAAGCCCGGGGACGTCTAG